The genomic DNA AAAACTTTATTTTTTAACCTCCAAATTTTATTGCTAAAAATTTTGAAGTTTTTTTCAACACGCTCTAAAGAATGTGCTGCGTTTCCCCGTTTGGGAGGGCAAAAGTACAAACTATTTATAGAAATGCAAACATTTTCGAAGAAATAAAGAAACTTTTTTGAAACACAAAACGTTTGCGAAAGCCAAAAAAATAAGTAACCTTTTGATTATCAAAAACTTACGTAAAAATATAATTTATGAGAAATATAAAATAATATTCAAAACTCAGTAATAGATAGTATCTTTTAAAAAAGAGCCAATAAAAAAAGCCCAATAAAATATTGGGTTTTTCTATTGAAATTTCAGAAAATAAACTATTAGTTATTTCTACGAGGTGGTCTTGAGCTTCTTCTATCTCCTCTTCCATTCCCTCCTCTATCATTACTTCTGTCACGAGGTGGACGTTCTTGGAAGCCTTCTGGCTTTGGTAATAAGACTTTTCTTGACAAACGGAACTTCCCACTGCGTGGATCAACTTCCATTAGTTTTACTTGTATTTCCTCATTTTCCTCTAAAACACCTTCCATAGATGGCAAACGTTCCCAAGTAATCTCAGAAATATGGAGTAAACCTTCTTTTCCTCTCATAAACTCTACAAATGCACCAAAATCAGTTATTTTCTTTACTGTACCTGTGTAAACTTTCCCTTCTTCTGGTTCGCTGACAATTTCAGTAACAATATTTTTAGCTCGCTCTAGTTTTTGCTTGTCTGTAGCAAAGATAGAAACACGTCCTGCATCATTAACTTCTTCTATGGTAATCGTTGCTCCTGTTTCACGCTGAATCTCTTGTACGATTTTTCCACCTGGTCCGATTACAGCACCAATCATATCACGAGGAATAATAATCTGATGGATACGTGGAGCGTGGTCTTTCATTTCTTCACGAGCTGTAGAAATAGTTTTACTCATCTCTCCTAAGATATGCATACGACCTTCTTTGGCTTGTAATAATGCTTTGTGTAAAACTTCATAAGAAAGTCCATCAATTTTGATGTCCATTTGATAGGCTGTTATTCCTTCAGCTGTCCCTGTGAGCTTAAAGTCCATATCTCCCAAGTGGTCTTCGTCTCCCAAAATATCAGAGAGAATAGCGAACTTACCTGTTTCGCTATCTGAAATCATCCCCATTGCAATTCCAGATACTGGCGACTTTAGGTTTACACCAGCATCCATAAGTGCAAGCGAACCTGCACACACCGTAGCCATAGAAGAAGAACCATTTGATTCTAAAATATCAGAAACTACACGAACTGTGTAAGGATTATCTTCATAAGAAGGCAAGACATTTTTTAAGGCACGCATTGCCAAGTTTCCATGTCCGACTTCACGACGACCTGGTCCTCGGTTAGGGCGAGCTTCGCCAGTTGAGAAAGCAGGGAAGTTATAATGTAAAATAAAACGGTTGTAACCAGAAGTCATTGCTCCATCAATCATTTGCTCATCTAGTTTTGTTCCTAGTGTAACAGTTGTGAGTGATTGTGTTTCTCCACGAGTAAAAATAGCTGAACCGTGTGCAGCAGGTAAGTAATCAATTTCTGACCAAATAGGACGCACTTCGTTTGTTTTTCTTCCATCTAAGCGTGTGCCTTCATCAAGTACAAAATTACGAGCTGCCTTTTTGTACATTTTATTGAAATAATTACTGATGAGTTTTAGATTTGGCTCTTCGCCCTCTGCTGGCTCTTCTGGAAGCGTATCAAGGTAAGATTGCTTGATTTCTTTGAGAGCATCTTTGCGTTCTGATTTTGAGTTGGAAGTTCCAGCTTTTACAGAATCATAAATAGCTTGATAATAATTTTCATGAAGGAATTTTTCTAATTCTTCATCACCTTCTGGCTGTAAATGCTCACGTTTTTCTGTCGTTCCTGCTGCTTCTGCAAGTTCTCTTTGTAATTGACATTGCAACTTGATAGTTTCGTGTGCTTTTTGAATAGCTTGTAGCAAATCTTCTTCACTAACTTCTTTAGATTCTCCTTCTACCATCATAATATTGTCATAAGTAGCTGCGACAATACACTCCAAACTAGCCTCTTCGATTTGTTCAGGTGTTGGATTGATGATATATTCTTCTCCTAGCTTGATTACACGTACTTCTGACATTGGCTCAAGCATTGGCAAATCTGAAACAGCAATAGCAGCCGAAGCAGCAAAACCAGCCAACGCATCAGGCAAAACTTCCTCATCTGCTGAGATGAGAGAAATCATAATTTGAGTTTCATTATGATAATTATCTGGAAACAAAGGACGAACAGCTCTATCTACTAATCTTGAAATCAAGATTTCGTAATCAGACAATCTTCCTTCACGCTTTAGAAAGCCTCCTGGAATACGTCCTGCTGCTGCAAATTTTTCTTGATAATCTACTGAAAGAGGGAAAAAGTCTGTTCCTTCACGAGCTTCTTTTGCTCCTACTACAGTTGCTAAGAGCATTGTTTTGCCCATTTTTACAACTACTGCACCACTAGCTTGCTTGGCAAGTACGCCAGTTTCTACACTTATTTCTCGTCCGTCGGGGAGAGAAACCGTTTTTACAATCGGATTTGGTTTCATTTACGTTTTTTAGTTTTTGTGTTCATTCGCTACGAAGATACAGTTTTTTTTAGTATTTCAATTTATTTTTTCCAAACCGTAAAATAAACAGAAAACCCTAAAAGCCTTTTACAGACTTTTAGGGTTAGAAAACTTCAAGAATATGACTCTTGGATTACTTACGGATATTCAATTCTTTGATGATAGCACGGTAACGCAATACATCTACCTTAATAAGGTAATCTAATAAGTTACGACGCTTACCTACCAATTTCAAAAGACCCAAACGGCTTGCGTGGTCTTTTTTATTGCTTTTCAAATGCTCTGTAAGGTGATTGATACGGTGTGTGAAAAGAGCGATTTGAGATTCTGCTGAACCTGTGTCTTTTTTGTTTTTTTGAAGACTATTTTTTTCAAAAATTTCTTCTTTTGCTGCTGTGTCTAAATATGCAACTCTTGCCATTTTAATTTATTTTTTTGTGTACGATGTTGTACGTGTTTGATAAACTGCTAAGGTCAATTCTATATCATACCATTTAGCCTTATGTATATATATTATGATTCAGAGCAGATATTGTTTCTGTCTGATTAAATCCAACCTCGGCAATCATCCTTATAATGACTAAATGGAGTGCAAAATTACGCTATCTTTCGAATATTTGCAACTTTTATACACTTTACTTTCCACAACTTTACTCTAATTATCAAACTGCTCCAAGATAATATCACTTATTTCAAAACGAGGAAAATCTCCAGTATTGTTTAAGAGAATAATAGTAATGCCAGATGTAGGTTGTTTGAGAAACATAGTATAAAACCCAAAATCAGTTCCAGGGTGGTAAAGTATTCTACTGTCTTTTGAAGATTTGAAATAATGACTATCAATCATAAAGCCATAACCATAAAAAGCATCCCAGTCTGTATATTCAGCTTGTGGAGTAAAGAGTTTTTCTAAATCAGTAATTTCAATAAACTGTGGATATTTTCCATCTAATACTTTACTCCATTTCAATACATCCTTTGTGGTAGAAGTAATTCCTCCTGCTCCTATCACGTTTTCAATAAAATACGATGGTTCTGGCTTTCCATACATAAATCCTTTTACTATGTTATTTGGCTCTTCTTTACTTCCAAAAAACGTATCGTTCATTTCTAAAGGCGCAAATATTTTTTCTTGGATTACTTTTGAAAAATCTTGATTTGTAATTTTTTCTATAATTCTGGCAAGCAAGACATAATTCGAATTAGAATATTCAAACTTTTGGCTAGGTTCAAACTCTAAACTATCACTACAAAAAAGTTCAACCAATTTCTGTGAAGAATAAGGTTTTTCCATAATCTGAGTAACATAAGCATTCTTTTTTAAATAGTCTGGAATACCACTCTGATGACTAAGAAGCTGTGAAATCGTAATTTGTGGATGCCTATAATTGGATAAAAACGTTCCTACCGAATCTTGAAAACTAATTTTACCTTCTTTTTCTAACTGCAAAATAAGTACGGCTGTAAATGTCTTGCTAAGTGAGCCGAGACGAAATTGAGAATTTTTTGTATTCTGTGTGAGTGGGTTATTATAACTCTTATCCAAGATAATCTCATCTTCGTAAGTGATTAGAGCATTTCCATTGAATAGCCCTTCATTATTATAGAAAGTCAGAAGAGAATCTACTCGTAGTGCCTTGTCTTTAGGAAGTTTATAAAGCCTT from Bernardetia sp. includes the following:
- the pnp gene encoding polyribonucleotide nucleotidyltransferase, with translation MKPNPIVKTVSLPDGREISVETGVLAKQASGAVVVKMGKTMLLATVVGAKEAREGTDFFPLSVDYQEKFAAAGRIPGGFLKREGRLSDYEILISRLVDRAVRPLFPDNYHNETQIMISLISADEEVLPDALAGFAASAAIAVSDLPMLEPMSEVRVIKLGEEYIINPTPEQIEEASLECIVAATYDNIMMVEGESKEVSEEDLLQAIQKAHETIKLQCQLQRELAEAAGTTEKREHLQPEGDEELEKFLHENYYQAIYDSVKAGTSNSKSERKDALKEIKQSYLDTLPEEPAEGEEPNLKLISNYFNKMYKKAARNFVLDEGTRLDGRKTNEVRPIWSEIDYLPAAHGSAIFTRGETQSLTTVTLGTKLDEQMIDGAMTSGYNRFILHYNFPAFSTGEARPNRGPGRREVGHGNLAMRALKNVLPSYEDNPYTVRVVSDILESNGSSSMATVCAGSLALMDAGVNLKSPVSGIAMGMISDSETGKFAILSDILGDEDHLGDMDFKLTGTAEGITAYQMDIKIDGLSYEVLHKALLQAKEGRMHILGEMSKTISTAREEMKDHAPRIHQIIIPRDMIGAVIGPGGKIVQEIQRETGATITIEEVNDAGRVSIFATDKQKLERAKNIVTEIVSEPEEGKVYTGTVKKITDFGAFVEFMRGKEGLLHISEITWERLPSMEGVLEENEEIQVKLMEVDPRSGKFRLSRKVLLPKPEGFQERPPRDRSNDRGGNGRGDRRSSRPPRRNN
- the rpsO gene encoding 30S ribosomal protein S15, which encodes MARVAYLDTAAKEEIFEKNSLQKNKKDTGSAESQIALFTHRINHLTEHLKSNKKDHASRLGLLKLVGKRRNLLDYLIKVDVLRYRAIIKELNIRK